Proteins encoded by one window of Acidipropionibacterium virtanenii:
- a CDS encoding type II toxin-antitoxin system VapC family toxin, which yields MTPSPRLAVDTSVAIPLLVRSHVQHRAVAEWASGRTLTLSGHALAETYSVLTRLPGDARVSPQDAVTLIEENFTEPLILSASAARHAPRELASSGVAGGATYDGLVALASREHDAVLVTRDSRARSTYQALDVPVRVLADEA from the coding sequence ATGACCCCTTCGCCCCGACTGGCTGTGGACACCAGTGTCGCCATCCCCCTCCTCGTAAGATCTCACGTGCAGCACCGCGCCGTCGCCGAATGGGCCTCAGGCAGAACCTTGACCCTGAGTGGGCACGCACTTGCGGAGACGTACTCGGTCCTCACCCGCTTGCCCGGGGATGCGCGCGTCTCCCCGCAGGATGCGGTGACGTTGATCGAGGAGAACTTCACAGAGCCGTTGATCCTCTCTGCGTCCGCCGCCCGCCACGCGCCCCGAGAACTCGCGTCCTCAGGCGTCGCCGGGGGAGCAACATATGACGGGCTGGTCGCCCTGGCTTCACGTGAGCACGATGCTGTCCTCGTGACGCGCGACTCCCGGGCGAGGTCGACCTACCAGGCCCTTGACGTTCCGGTGAGGGTTCTCGCGGACGAAGCGTGA
- a CDS encoding ABC transporter ATP-binding protein, whose translation MIEVSGFTKRYRDVIAVDNIGFSVEDGSLFALLGENGAGKSTTISCLTTLLDFDSGDIEIDGLRRPADDHRIREQTGVVFQDSVLDPLLSAKENLLLRASFYGFGRSRIDELTEIVGLGEFIDRRYGVLSGGQKRRVDIARALLHRPRTLFLDEPTAGLDPGSRAQVWHSIDALREEFGLTVVLTTHYMQETEAADDVLVLDHGKVLATGTPIELRAAHAVPHLLLVPAAGHRSTELTDLLEKWVPGGDWRAEGGAIISPVPGSATAMDILEDARGLFSDFQFIQGSMDDVFLNLTAGETR comes from the coding sequence ATGATTGAGGTTTCCGGATTTACGAAACGTTACCGTGATGTGATCGCCGTAGACAATATCGGCTTCAGTGTAGAGGACGGTTCGCTGTTCGCCCTTCTCGGTGAGAACGGGGCGGGAAAATCGACGACCATATCATGCCTGACAACACTCCTTGATTTTGACTCCGGGGATATCGAGATCGACGGATTGCGTCGTCCCGCCGATGATCACAGAATCCGTGAGCAGACCGGGGTGGTGTTCCAGGACTCGGTTCTGGACCCGCTGCTCAGCGCCAAGGAGAACCTTCTCCTGCGGGCCTCCTTCTACGGCTTCGGGAGGTCGCGGATCGACGAGCTGACCGAGATCGTCGGCCTGGGCGAGTTCATCGACCGGCGCTACGGGGTGCTGTCCGGCGGACAGAAGCGCCGGGTCGATATCGCCCGGGCCCTGCTGCACCGGCCGCGGACCCTCTTCCTGGACGAACCGACGGCCGGACTGGACCCGGGGAGCCGGGCCCAGGTGTGGCACTCCATCGACGCGCTGCGCGAGGAGTTCGGTCTGACGGTCGTGCTCACCACGCATTACATGCAGGAGACCGAGGCCGCCGACGACGTCCTGGTGCTCGATCACGGCAAGGTGCTGGCGACCGGGACCCCGATCGAGCTGCGCGCCGCCCACGCCGTGCCCCACCTGCTCCTGGTCCCGGCGGCCGGGCACCGCTCCACGGAGCTGACCGACCTCCTGGAGAAGTGGGTCCCGGGGGGCGACTGGCGGGCCGAGGGCGGCGCGATCATCTCGCCGGTGCCCGGCTCGGCGACCGCCATGGACATCCTCGAGGACGCCCGGGGGCTGTTCTCCGACTTCCAGTTCATCCAGGGATCGATGGACGACGTCTTCCTGAATCTCACGGCAGGAGAGACGCGGTGA
- a CDS encoding ribbon-helix-helix domain-containing protein: protein MKLSVSLSKEQVETIDRYIRATGMRSRSAVIQKAIGMLETTGLGDDYAAAWTEWEASGDAEAWESAAADGLADDPR from the coding sequence ATGAAGCTGAGTGTGAGCCTGTCGAAGGAGCAGGTGGAGACCATCGACCGGTACATCCGCGCCACCGGGATGAGGTCGAGGTCCGCGGTGATCCAGAAGGCCATCGGCATGCTCGAGACGACCGGGCTGGGAGACGACTACGCCGCCGCCTGGACGGAGTGGGAGGCGTCGGGAGACGCCGAGGCATGGGAGTCCGCAGCGGCCGATGGTCTCGCCGATGATCCGCGGTGA
- a CDS encoding phosphopantetheine-binding protein, translated as METESQRDAAARRFELNTRLRASLLEGLELPDPPEHVDFDEPLFGRGLGLDSLDTLEIVSLLEEEFGVEISDENRTVFGSINKIADTIEAEMS; from the coding sequence ATGGAGACCGAGTCACAACGCGACGCGGCCGCTCGCCGGTTCGAGCTCAACACGCGGCTGCGCGCATCCCTGCTCGAGGGTCTGGAGCTGCCCGATCCTCCTGAGCACGTCGATTTCGACGAGCCCCTCTTCGGCCGCGGACTGGGACTGGACTCACTGGACACGCTGGAGATCGTGAGCCTCCTCGAGGAGGAGTTCGGCGTCGAGATCAGCGACGAGAACCGCACCGTCTTCGGATCGATCAACAAGATCGCCGACACCATCGAGGCGGAGATGTCATGA
- a CDS encoding ACP S-malonyltransferase, translating to MSGGQLHLFPGQGSQARGMARAALERSAATRRFVESASEATGLDLRELCVSASVETLTPTQIQQPALTAAALSCWIAARPDGRDSDEPDADDRFTGHSIGALAAAAASGHLDPVSAVRLAQLRGRLMAAAPGRGGMLAVVTGKERSETAQRSRADALAERHGLDVAAVNGPTQVVLSGALDRIEAAHEATGSRSTMLKVSHAFHSRLMEPAQQAWADALASTRLAKGRGYVGCTTGRLAASPEEVRQDLAAGLRRTVRWMAVLEATSACRSVAVYGPGHALARLMRPYLDNRPVRSPGGGSR from the coding sequence ATGAGCGGCGGGCAGCTCCATCTGTTCCCCGGCCAGGGGAGCCAGGCGCGCGGCATGGCCCGCGCGGCCCTGGAGAGGTCCGCAGCGACGCGCCGGTTCGTGGAATCGGCCTCGGAGGCCACGGGGCTCGACCTGCGCGAGCTGTGCGTGAGCGCCTCCGTCGAGACCCTCACCCCCACACAGATCCAGCAGCCCGCGCTGACCGCCGCCGCGCTGTCCTGCTGGATCGCCGCCCGCCCCGACGGGCGTGACTCCGATGAGCCGGATGCCGACGACCGGTTCACCGGCCATTCCATCGGAGCCCTGGCCGCGGCCGCGGCCTCGGGCCACCTCGACCCGGTCTCCGCGGTGCGGCTGGCCCAGCTGCGGGGCCGCCTGATGGCGGCCGCGCCCGGCCGGGGCGGCATGCTGGCCGTGGTCACCGGCAAGGAGCGCTCGGAGACCGCCCAGCGCAGCCGGGCCGACGCGCTCGCCGAGCGACACGGGTTGGACGTTGCCGCGGTCAACGGCCCCACCCAGGTGGTGCTCTCGGGGGCACTGGACCGGATCGAGGCGGCGCACGAGGCGACCGGATCGCGCAGCACGATGCTGAAGGTCAGCCACGCATTCCACTCCCGGCTGATGGAGCCGGCGCAGCAGGCATGGGCCGACGCGCTCGCCTCGACCCGCCTGGCGAAGGGTCGCGGTTACGTCGGCTGCACGACCGGCCGGCTGGCCGCCTCGCCCGAGGAGGTCCGGCAGGACCTGGCCGCCGGCCTGCGTCGCACCGTCCGGTGGATGGCGGTGCTGGAGGCGACATCGGCCTGCAGGTCGGTCGCCGTCTACGGCCCCGGCCATGCCCTCGCGCGCCTGATGCGCCCCTACCTCGACAACCGTCCCGTCCGCAGCCCCGGAGGTGGTTCCCGATGA
- a CDS encoding SDR family oxidoreductase — protein sequence MSDDGRPLALVVGASRGIGRATAIEMAAHGYAVAGWYRSDDAADAETRGLIEDGGGWYRGRRTDIADQTQVRDGFRDLRTLDATLATVIVCAGITRDGLAGTMSLEAFTGVLDTNLTGSFLVARGGLRAMRKRGGSIVLMSSTSGIRGQAGQANYSASKGGIIAMAQALAKEGAPLGVRVNCVAPGFVDTDMFRAMNPATRSSVVERIPLGRVGRAEEVARAARFLAGPESSYITGQTLVVDGGMTS from the coding sequence ATGAGTGATGACGGCAGGCCCCTGGCCCTGGTCGTCGGCGCGTCCCGGGGAATCGGCCGCGCCACCGCGATCGAGATGGCCGCTCACGGCTACGCGGTCGCCGGCTGGTACCGCAGCGACGACGCCGCCGATGCCGAGACCCGAGGTCTCATCGAGGACGGCGGTGGCTGGTACCGCGGCCGCCGGACAGACATCGCCGATCAGACCCAGGTGCGCGACGGGTTCCGCGACCTGAGGACGCTGGACGCCACCCTCGCCACCGTCATCGTCTGCGCCGGCATCACCCGTGACGGGCTGGCCGGGACGATGAGCCTGGAGGCGTTCACGGGAGTCCTGGACACCAATCTCACCGGTTCCTTCCTGGTGGCCCGGGGCGGGCTGCGGGCGATGCGCAAGCGCGGCGGCTCGATCGTGCTGATGTCCTCGACGTCGGGGATCCGGGGCCAGGCGGGCCAGGCGAACTACTCGGCCAGCAAGGGCGGGATCATCGCTATGGCCCAGGCTCTGGCCAAGGAGGGCGCCCCGCTCGGCGTCCGCGTCAACTGCGTCGCACCCGGCTTCGTCGACACCGACATGTTCCGGGCCATGAACCCTGCGACGCGCAGTTCGGTGGTCGAGCGCATCCCGCTGGGACGGGTGGGGAGGGCCGAGGAGGTTGCCCGCGCCGCGCGCTTCCTGGCCGGCCCCGAGTCCTCCTACATCACCGGACAGACCTTGGTCGTCGACGGCGGAATGACCTCATGA
- a CDS encoding type II toxin-antitoxin system PemK/MazF family toxin: MIRGEIRLVDLDPARPAEVNKRRPAVIVSNDAANRTAGRLGRGVVTVVPVTSNINRIFPFQVLLPADGTGLRRDSKAQAEQVRSVSVERIGPVLGVVPADLMTRVDDALRLHLEL, from the coding sequence ATGATCCGCGGTGAGATCAGGCTGGTCGACCTGGATCCGGCACGCCCCGCGGAGGTGAACAAGCGGCGACCGGCCGTCATCGTCAGCAACGACGCGGCGAACCGGACGGCCGGACGACTGGGGCGAGGGGTGGTGACGGTGGTACCGGTCACCAGCAACATCAACCGGATCTTCCCGTTCCAGGTGTTGCTGCCAGCCGATGGGACAGGCCTGCGGCGCGATTCCAAGGCACAGGCCGAGCAGGTCCGCTCGGTGTCGGTCGAGCGGATCGGCCCGGTGCTGGGCGTGGTTCCGGCAGACCTCATGACCAGAGTCGATGACGCCCTGAGGCTCCACCTGGAGCTATAG
- a CDS encoding glycoside hydrolase family 32 protein has protein sequence MTDLESAERGVAEMLGRRDDRWYPRFHIAARAGWINDPNGLCHFNGRYHVYFQHNPYGPDWGTMHWGHVSSADLVTWRREPIAMAPELEAERDGVFSGSAVVLPDAQGTPTLAVLYTGHRWLDDGSGRARQVQCLATSTDGVAFTKHGIVIDCPEGITDFRDPKIWCTDGCWYMVVGAQTPDRRGEVWLYSCETSTVEGFTGWRFQQVLHRDPEHGVFMAECPDFFPLTAPDGRRRWVLTYCAMGARAGEDSSSADRTNLARYVVGDWAPGRPFTDVTAPRPCDQGPSYYASQSMETPDGRRLAIGWMSAVGGVDGPPEPPQAADGWCGQLTVPRELSLGDGDTLLVVPARELVGLRTRTRDLGRITLAPWQVRRLDEDVEAAEIELGIDPGSSLTLAVGLTGDGRAARIGYDSGTGRVSLELGEGFLRWAPVRPERAEQPVGAAGSAGTVNLRVLVDRGSVEVFADGRVISSTVFPSAGPRAIKLGCGPAPASLSCRIHRPASIWETPDR, from the coding sequence ATGACCGACCTGGAATCCGCCGAGCGCGGCGTCGCCGAGATGCTCGGTCGCCGTGACGACCGCTGGTACCCGCGCTTCCACATCGCGGCCCGGGCCGGATGGATCAACGACCCCAACGGACTGTGCCACTTCAACGGCCGCTATCACGTGTATTTCCAGCACAATCCCTACGGCCCCGACTGGGGCACCATGCACTGGGGCCACGTCTCCAGCGCCGACCTGGTCACCTGGCGCCGCGAGCCCATCGCGATGGCCCCCGAGCTGGAGGCCGAGCGCGACGGCGTCTTCTCCGGATCGGCGGTGGTCCTGCCCGACGCCCAGGGCACCCCGACCCTCGCTGTCCTCTACACCGGGCACCGGTGGCTCGACGACGGCTCAGGCCGCGCACGCCAGGTGCAGTGCCTGGCCACCTCGACCGACGGCGTCGCATTCACCAAGCACGGCATCGTCATCGACTGCCCCGAGGGGATCACCGACTTCCGCGACCCGAAGATCTGGTGCACCGACGGGTGCTGGTACATGGTGGTCGGGGCGCAGACTCCCGACCGCCGCGGGGAGGTCTGGCTGTACAGCTGCGAGACCTCGACCGTCGAGGGATTCACCGGCTGGCGGTTCCAGCAGGTGCTCCACCGCGATCCCGAGCACGGCGTCTTCATGGCCGAGTGCCCCGACTTCTTCCCCCTGACGGCCCCGGACGGCCGGCGTCGGTGGGTCCTCACATACTGCGCGATGGGAGCCCGGGCGGGCGAGGACTCGAGTTCGGCGGATCGCACCAACCTGGCCCGATATGTGGTCGGCGACTGGGCGCCGGGCCGGCCCTTCACCGACGTCACCGCCCCGCGGCCGTGCGATCAGGGGCCCTCCTACTACGCCTCGCAGTCCATGGAGACCCCCGACGGCAGGCGTCTGGCGATCGGCTGGATGTCGGCCGTCGGAGGGGTCGACGGCCCGCCCGAGCCCCCGCAGGCCGCCGACGGCTGGTGCGGCCAGCTCACCGTCCCCCGGGAGCTCTCACTGGGCGACGGCGACACCCTGCTGGTGGTCCCCGCTCGTGAGCTGGTGGGGCTGCGCACCCGCACCCGGGATCTGGGCCGGATCACGCTGGCCCCGTGGCAGGTCCGACGGCTGGACGAGGACGTCGAGGCCGCCGAGATCGAGCTGGGGATCGATCCCGGCAGCTCGCTCACCCTGGCCGTCGGGCTCACCGGCGATGGTCGGGCGGCCCGGATCGGGTACGACTCCGGGACCGGCCGGGTGAGCCTGGAGCTGGGGGAGGGCTTCCTTCGATGGGCTCCCGTGCGGCCTGAGCGGGCCGAGCAGCCGGTGGGTGCGGCCGGATCCGCCGGCACGGTGAACCTGAGGGTTCTGGTGGATCGTGGTTCGGTGGAGGTCTTCGCCGACGGCCGGGTCATCAGCTCGACGGTCTTCCCGTCCGCCGGCCCCCGCGCGATCAAGCTGGGCTGCGGGCCCGCGCCGGCGTCGCTCAGCTGCCGGATCCACCGTCCGGCCTCGATCTGGGAGACCCCGGACCGTTGA
- a CDS encoding AbrB/MazE/SpoVT family DNA-binding domain-containing protein translates to METIIDSGGRVVLPKPLRDALGLTPGTTVDISAYGAGLQLIPGGRTARLEREDNGRLVSHGQTEVTDEAMYALIDAGRR, encoded by the coding sequence ATGGAGACGATCATCGATTCGGGAGGACGCGTCGTGCTTCCCAAGCCTTTACGCGACGCCCTGGGACTGACACCCGGGACGACGGTGGACATCTCGGCTTACGGCGCAGGCCTCCAACTGATCCCCGGCGGTCGGACAGCACGGCTCGAACGAGAGGACAATGGCCGACTCGTCTCCCATGGCCAGACCGAGGTCACGGACGAGGCGATGTACGCGCTCATCGACGCGGGTCGGCGATGA
- a CDS encoding L,D-transpeptidase — protein sequence MTRGSRRIWRGLVVCAVALPMLAGCAATGASGSASVARSCIDSVPGSGDLRDRAPGIGLSCAAPQATTRPAGARESAPASASPAPSPAGTPSASAASASSPPSSPSARPTPSSSSSPSAPPASLKVGQASPAGAGRYVMWIKAENHVYLVEEGAVTRVMLTTGLPWKTPPGTYSVKYKQRNSSSLDAGHAWTLPYFVAFWRRAGASGDIAFHELPHDAKGNLAQPLNTLGFPGYASDGCARMAPVDARAIWDFTEVGTRVVVR from the coding sequence GTGACGAGGGGCAGCAGGCGGATATGGCGCGGACTGGTGGTCTGCGCCGTGGCATTGCCCATGCTCGCCGGATGCGCGGCCACCGGGGCGTCCGGCTCGGCGTCCGTGGCCCGCAGCTGTATCGACTCGGTTCCGGGGTCGGGGGATCTGCGCGACCGGGCCCCGGGGATCGGGCTGAGCTGCGCGGCCCCGCAGGCGACCACCCGGCCCGCGGGGGCGCGGGAGAGTGCGCCGGCATCGGCCTCCCCGGCTCCGTCCCCGGCGGGAACCCCGTCGGCATCAGCCGCGTCGGCCTCGTCTCCCCCCTCTTCCCCGTCGGCCCGGCCGACTCCGAGCTCCTCATCGAGCCCGTCCGCCCCGCCGGCCTCCCTGAAGGTCGGCCAGGCCTCGCCGGCCGGGGCCGGCCGCTATGTGATGTGGATCAAGGCCGAGAACCACGTCTATCTGGTGGAGGAGGGCGCGGTGACCCGGGTGATGCTCACCACCGGACTGCCCTGGAAGACCCCTCCGGGCACCTACAGCGTCAAGTACAAGCAGCGCAACAGCTCGTCGCTGGACGCCGGGCACGCCTGGACGCTGCCCTACTTCGTGGCCTTCTGGCGTCGTGCCGGGGCCTCCGGGGACATCGCCTTCCACGAGTTGCCCCACGATGCCAAGGGGAATCTGGCCCAGCCGCTCAACACCCTCGGCTTCCCGGGCTACGCCAGTGACGGATGCGCCCGGATGGCACCGGTGGATGCCAGGGCGATCTGGGACTTCACCGAGGTGGGCACCAGAGTCGTGGTGCGTTGA
- a CDS encoding 3-hydroxyacyl-ACP dehydratase FabZ family protein — protein sequence MTPPSPVCYSADEIRRLLPHRHPFSLLDRVEEVIAGRSGTGIKNITISDPVFSGHFPDRAIYPGVLLIEIAGQTAGIVQQAPAPDGHARAGGDVRADAADGPGPAAMMGVLGRVKRFTFHHPVVPGDVLACHVACRTVFGDMFEYGARLTVGSRLVAEGTVAVVMQPGESA from the coding sequence ATGACCCCGCCCTCGCCGGTGTGCTACTCCGCTGACGAGATCCGTCGGCTCCTGCCGCACCGGCACCCGTTCTCCCTCCTCGACCGGGTCGAGGAGGTCATCGCGGGCAGGAGCGGCACCGGGATCAAGAACATCACCATCTCGGACCCGGTCTTCAGCGGGCACTTCCCGGACCGGGCCATCTACCCCGGCGTCCTGCTCATCGAGATCGCCGGGCAGACCGCCGGGATAGTCCAGCAGGCTCCCGCGCCCGACGGGCATGCCCGGGCCGGTGGAGATGTCAGGGCCGATGCTGCCGACGGCCCCGGGCCGGCCGCCATGATGGGAGTACTGGGGCGGGTGAAGCGGTTCACCTTCCACCACCCGGTCGTTCCCGGCGACGTCCTGGCCTGCCACGTCGCGTGCCGCACCGTCTTCGGCGACATGTTCGAGTACGGGGCCCGGCTCACCGTGGGATCCCGGCTGGTCGCCGAGGGCACCGTGGCCGTGGTGATGCAGCCCGGAGAATCCGCCTGA
- a CDS encoding carbohydrate kinase family protein, with product MSSAASQPTALVIGEALIDVVHKGGTVSEHPGGSPMNVAIGLARLGRDVELATWYGDDERGDVIEAHLAADKVGLADIVRNAARTSTATATVTEDGKATYVFDLDWSLPRVDLPADCPVLHTGSLGATIEPGVDVVRSAVIDARPSATITYDPNIRPDLQPDPAAAREVVEGFVRLADVVKASDEDLAYLGEGADAEEVLAGWLDLGPKLLVMTCGGDGVIARTASGLEVHLPAKKVTVADTVGAGDSFMAGLIDGLWSAGLLGADNRDALGRITAPQLEAVLERCALIAGITVSRDGANPPTLAELETA from the coding sequence ATGAGCAGCGCCGCATCACAACCCACCGCACTGGTCATCGGGGAGGCCCTCATCGACGTCGTCCACAAGGGCGGCACCGTCAGCGAGCATCCCGGCGGATCGCCGATGAATGTCGCCATCGGGCTGGCCCGGCTGGGGCGCGATGTCGAGCTGGCCACCTGGTACGGCGACGACGAGCGCGGCGACGTCATCGAGGCCCATCTGGCCGCCGACAAGGTGGGGCTGGCCGACATCGTCCGCAACGCCGCCAGGACGTCGACGGCCACCGCGACGGTGACCGAGGACGGCAAGGCGACCTACGTCTTCGACCTGGACTGGTCGCTGCCGCGGGTCGACCTGCCCGCCGACTGCCCCGTGCTGCACACCGGCTCGCTGGGGGCGACCATCGAACCGGGGGTCGACGTCGTCCGCAGCGCGGTGATCGACGCCCGCCCGTCCGCCACGATCACCTACGACCCGAACATCCGCCCCGACCTGCAGCCCGACCCCGCCGCGGCCCGCGAGGTGGTCGAGGGATTCGTGCGGCTGGCCGACGTCGTCAAGGCCTCCGACGAGGACCTCGCCTACCTCGGCGAGGGGGCCGACGCCGAGGAGGTACTGGCGGGCTGGCTGGATCTCGGCCCCAAGCTGCTGGTGATGACCTGCGGCGGCGACGGCGTGATCGCACGGACCGCTTCAGGTCTGGAGGTGCACCTGCCCGCGAAGAAAGTGACGGTGGCCGACACGGTGGGCGCCGGCGACTCCTTCATGGCCGGACTCATCGACGGGCTGTGGAGCGCCGGGCTGCTCGGTGCCGACAACCGCGACGCCCTGGGCCGGATCACCGCGCCCCAGCTGGAGGCAGTCCTGGAACGCTGCGCCCTCATCGCCGGCATCACGGTCTCCCGTGATGGGGCGAACCCGCCCACCCTCGCCGAACTCGAGACGGCCTGA
- a CDS encoding ABC transporter permease, whose translation MRTTLAFVRRNLTIYFRDRAGVFLSLLSAVILLLLYTLFLGSLQIDSIKESLPAASDDDIHAFVNCWVLAGIVMITTFTTSFGAMGVFVDDRVFGRFKDFRVAPMRRFQLILGYQGAAFIVSSLMSLVIMVIGVALLMAVHSVDVISWPGLALAAGYVLLLSAAFSAVSSFVLTFVRSSNAYTAVSTIVGTLLGFLAGAYLPVGLLSSTVRDVINALPFSPAAMLLREPLAGRARDTLAGGVSQAATSLDSYYGFTLSVSSFDIGTLFTVVALIVVLILFTTLGALRIGRVLR comes from the coding sequence GTGAGAACGACCCTGGCATTCGTGCGACGCAACCTCACGATTTATTTCCGTGATCGGGCCGGAGTGTTCCTCTCGCTGCTGTCCGCAGTGATCCTCCTGCTGCTGTACACGCTCTTTCTCGGGTCTCTCCAGATCGACAGCATCAAGGAGTCGCTTCCGGCGGCCTCCGATGACGACATCCATGCCTTCGTGAATTGCTGGGTGCTGGCCGGAATCGTCATGATCACGACGTTCACCACGAGTTTCGGAGCCATGGGAGTCTTCGTGGACGACCGGGTCTTCGGGCGATTCAAGGACTTCCGGGTGGCCCCGATGAGGCGTTTCCAGCTCATCCTCGGCTACCAGGGGGCAGCCTTCATCGTGTCGAGCCTCATGAGCCTGGTGATCATGGTGATCGGCGTCGCGCTGCTGATGGCGGTGCACTCGGTCGACGTCATCTCCTGGCCCGGTCTGGCCCTGGCGGCCGGATACGTCCTGCTGCTCTCTGCGGCCTTCTCTGCGGTCTCCTCCTTCGTCCTGACCTTCGTGAGGTCCTCCAACGCCTACACCGCCGTGAGCACCATCGTCGGAACCCTCCTCGGCTTCCTGGCAGGGGCCTACCTTCCGGTCGGGCTGCTCTCATCGACGGTCCGCGACGTCATCAACGCGCTGCCCTTCTCGCCCGCCGCGATGCTGCTGCGCGAACCGCTGGCAGGGCGGGCCCGCGACACCCTCGCGGGCGGCGTCTCCCAGGCTGCGACCTCCCTCGACAGTTACTACGGGTTCACCCTCTCGGTCTCCTCCTTCGACATCGGAACGCTGTTCACCGTCGTCGCGCTGATCGTCGTCCTCATCCTGTTCACGACGCTGGGCGCCCTGCGGATCGGCCGGGTGCTCAGATGA